One window from the genome of Paenibacillus azoreducens encodes:
- a CDS encoding metal ABC transporter ATP-binding protein produces the protein MILCSLRDIVFGYENEPVIRNVSVDIHAGEFIAVAGPNGAAKTTLLKLLLGLVKPWSGTIRFSSEYGRSAIAYVPQQISSFNPGFPSKVIELVRSGCYPELGLFRRFRKEHHELVEKTLKEVGLWELRNRKIGDLSGGQKQRACIARAMVQQPDLLVLDEPVTGMDPASRLRFYKWMQQVVKTQGKTVLMVTHGLDEAEEYLDRVIYLEGREEGDHVPV, from the coding sequence ATGATTCTTTGTTCGCTGCGCGACATTGTTTTTGGATATGAAAATGAACCCGTCATCCGAAATGTGTCCGTTGATATACATGCCGGTGAATTTATTGCTGTCGCAGGACCAAACGGGGCTGCCAAAACGACGCTGTTAAAGCTGCTGCTCGGACTGGTCAAACCGTGGAGCGGCACAATTCGGTTCAGCTCTGAATACGGCCGGAGCGCCATTGCCTATGTACCGCAGCAGATATCTTCCTTTAATCCCGGCTTTCCGAGCAAAGTGATCGAGCTTGTCAGATCGGGATGTTACCCGGAGCTTGGATTATTCCGGCGGTTCCGTAAAGAGCATCATGAGCTCGTGGAAAAAACCCTAAAAGAAGTTGGGCTATGGGAGCTGCGAAATCGGAAAATCGGGGATCTATCCGGTGGCCAGAAGCAGCGGGCATGTATTGCGAGAGCGATGGTACAGCAGCCGGATTTGCTCGTTTTGGATGAACCCGTGACCGGGATGGACCCGGCCAGCCGGCTTCGTTTTTATAAGTGGATGCAGCAAGTGGTCAAAACGCAGGGCAAAACGGTATTGATGGTCACCCACGGATTGGATGAAGCGGAGGAATATCTTGACCGGGTCATTTATTTGGAAGGGAGGGAAGAGGGCGATCATGTTCCAGTATGA